One Deinococcus depolymerans genomic region harbors:
- a CDS encoding glycerophosphodiester phosphodiesterase has translation MKPLLLGHRGTPRLHTENTLAGFQAAMDAGLDGVELDVRRLMDGTLVIHHDPALKGGGSLPGMNAADLPAHVPTLDAALAWAADTGAFVNVEIKFEGARPDDRVHRTLDAIRAHGLSRRVIVSSFSPLVLDAARHHAPDIERGFLFHRAYRLGALDLVPVVMRRVQAAAMHPMHPLIDDALMAQARANGWRVNTWTVNDAAQVARLKALGVDALIGDLPDVLLTAR, from the coding sequence ATGAAGCCGCTTCTGCTGGGTCACCGTGGCACGCCCCGACTGCACACCGAGAACACCCTGGCCGGGTTTCAGGCGGCGATGGACGCCGGGCTGGACGGCGTGGAACTGGACGTGCGCCGCCTGATGGACGGCACGCTGGTCATTCATCATGATCCGGCGCTCAAGGGCGGCGGGTCGCTCCCCGGGATGAACGCCGCCGATCTGCCCGCGCACGTGCCGACGCTGGACGCCGCGCTGGCGTGGGCGGCGGATACGGGGGCGTTCGTGAACGTGGAGATCAAGTTCGAGGGGGCCCGTCCGGATGACCGGGTGCACCGCACGCTGGATGCCATCCGCGCGCACGGGCTGTCGCGGCGGGTGATCGTCAGTTCGTTCAGTCCGCTGGTGCTGGACGCGGCCCGGCATCATGCGCCGGACATCGAGCGCGGCTTCCTGTTTCACCGTGCTTACCGTCTGGGTGCGCTGGACCTCGTGCCGGTGGTGATGCGGCGCGTGCAGGCGGCGGCCATGCACCCCATGCATCCCCTGATCGACGACGCCCTGATGGCCCAGGCCCGCGCGAACGGCTGGCGCGTGAACACCTGGACCGTGAACGACGCCGCGCAGGTGGCCCGCCTGAAAGCACTCGGCGTGGACGCCCTGATCGGCGACCTGCCGGACGTGCTCCTGACCGCCCGCTGA